The segment AGCCGCAGGCATGACGCCCGCGAGCTCGCCGCGCACCTGGTGGTGCTCGTCCAGGGAATGAGCGTCGTGGGCAAGACGGAGCCCGACTCCGCGCTCATCCGCTCCTCGCTTCGCTTCGCCCTGTCGCTGTTGGAACCCGACACCCCGGAGAAGTCACGATGACGCACCCTCTCATGCGGCTGTTCGTCGACCCTCGTTCCACGTCGTCCCCTCTGTCCACCGGGCTGCTCGTGCTCCGGGTGCTCAGCGGCGGGCTGATGGCCCTGCACGGCGCCGGGAAGATGGTGAGACCCTTCACCTGGATGGGTGACAACCCTCCGCTGCCGGTGCCCGGCGTGCTCCAGTTCCTGAGCGCCTCCGCGGAGTTCTTCGGCGGACTGGCGTGGATGCTGGGGCTGGCGACGCCGCTGGCCACGCTGGGCATCGCGGTGACGATGCTGGT is part of the Myxococcus fulvus genome and harbors:
- a CDS encoding DoxX family protein; amino-acid sequence: MTHPLMRLFVDPRSTSSPLSTGLLVLRVLSGGLMALHGAGKMVRPFTWMGDNPPLPVPGVLQFLSASAEFFGGLAWMLGLATPLATLGIAVTMLVGILIAHIPVGDPFIRLSVRGMTTGPGEPFWGLPTWLVRAGGRSVGGSGSSELATLYIAISVMMLVAGPGRFSLDAWLTRKLAARVASA